The Helicoverpa armigera isolate CAAS_96S chromosome 15, ASM3070526v1, whole genome shotgun sequence genomic interval CCGGACAGCTTCAAGAGTTATCATTGATAGttgatgtgatttattttaattttatacgtgacattttcCATTTTGTATGTATTCTGACAGATTACCACCATCGTACTGTTTTCACGATGGGTTGTTtctaattttgtaaatggtttacTAGCGACTGtgaatctattagtattaactgttttcttgttatgtggttgcaagtcgtcatgctcccttagacggtattgcttgcggtagcgtcggtggtcgggttgcctccctccctcaaaaatgtgcgaggggggcgatggctgatcctcgcgttatgctcgtgaacgggtgctgcttgtggtaccaggtcgtcttgctgactacatatttcttgacccgtaatataatgtgtatgacttttgatttgaacagtagtcctagttcaccgttttcattgtttatgttgtaaatttgtttaatttttttttttttatataatatataaaaacacaTCGTGTTTCACATGTCGGTAGGTACGCccaaaaactatacctattttcactgaatggaggccttatgttctctctttttttttgttttttttacacattatatatatatatattttttttgtagcaaTGGCaatgggtaaggtgtgtactagctaacatgattacatgtttacttgctttttatacaaatttatgtgtataattttgagtgatatttttatttatttttttgtatacggttcttcaaaccatacagacagaattgtgttgctggggagtttgttccaccacttcttcttcccagcaaaaacacataggaagtggtgaagggcgggcgttttgggggctgtcttttgtagatttgacgttcaaaaagtgctgattttcagcctactttgaataaatgacttttgattttgatttttttgattttgatttttgattttaatgttaCATCTACTAAGTAAACACACTATATGTACTTAACCTGGAATGATGAAATATAAGATACcggttataatttttaaaaacccTGATCAACCTACACCAACCATAACCAGATAGTGACCAATATTTGACTTGCATTATTCCTCACAGGACGCAGACTCTCTACTCCTATTACCTCGAGGATGCGGAGAACAGAACATGGCACAACTAGCGACCAACCTGCTGGCACTGCATCAGTTGGAGCCCACTTCTATAGCCGCGCTCAGTGCTAAGGAATATGTGGCTAGAGGTATGAAtggaaaaaattaaaacgtGGATCTTTAGAGGAGCAATTGTCTCCAATTAAGTTAAGCGATTGGAAGTGCTCATCAAAGAAACTGTGAAAACTTCACGTAAGTTATTTGAGACCCTACCGGGGCTGCCAGATTGTTCGACAGAGTTACCGTCCCGGTACATTGAGggcctaagaaggaacatgacgggttttagtcagtaagagtctgatattctctcccgctgtgggttagcagcgtggtCATGGtgtgggtcatttgatgatttccctcaaaaaaagttatttgaaacAAGTTATCAGATTTTGTTTCGCAAAACTTcgaaggaaaatattttatcttggaGACGAAGAATCAAAACAATCATAACTACTCAGAGGGCCTTACTTTATGCCTCCAAAACTACTTCTTACGCTGGTCTCCAACCGTTATACACCTTTTGTTTCCAGGATTCACTCGTCAGCTGCAATACGTGCACCCGTCAGGAGGGTTCAGTGCGTTCGGTCCGTCGGACGCAACTTCCTCTACCTGGCTCACTGCCTTCGTTATCAAGCATATGAGGAAGGCTCATAAAGTAAGTTTTTATACATCGTGCATATTCTAATGATGctacaaaaaatttgaaaaattatacataGGTCCTTTATGAGTCTAggctaaaaaataatttaagacttTCTTAAAGACAATTTTGATTAACAGCGTgttaagaaacatatttttataactgaaaCTAAGCCTATATTTGCAACTAACTATGTTAAAGAAGCACGTCAAAAATTACCACAATATGTAACGTAATGACTATTAAATTAAACGTTAGatatgtcatcgacacgaaagaagaagaattaaaCGTTCtctgcaattattttattctcttAGCTCTTATGGCCGAACCTCCAAGTTCCACCAGCTATCATCCGCGCGGAGCGATGGTTGCTCAACCAGCAAATGGAGAACGGCTGCTTCAGGAGTGATGGACAGGTGTTCCATAGAGAGCTCAGAGTGAGTACTCCTATTTATCGTTTCAGTTAACggttaaacatcatcatcactatccTGCCCTaactcaattttatatttgtggtTGATCCAGCTTATCATCTTCATCCATACCTTTTTATCTGATGTCATATCATAATTAGCACTCTTTGCTGCCATATCGTCTATCACACTTTCCATCCATAGCTTTTTAATCACCCTCTTCCTCTATATCCACATTCGTATTCAACACCTTTCTCACCACATGATTCTCATTCCTCTACATCACATGTCCATACCATggcaacaaataataaataaaatatccagtGCAGTGCAGTAATATGTTTCTTCATTTCCAGGGTGGCCTCAACGACGACGGTGAGATCGCCAGCGTCGCCCTCACAGCATACGTGATCACTTCCCTCATTGAAAGCTCCTCGCCCTTCCCACTCCGCGTCATCCGCAACACCCTCTCCTGTCTCCGAGCCTTTCCCCCCTTGAAGACCAACCCTCCCTCTTTAAAAACCAGGGTTTATGCCCTCTCTTTACTAGCTTATGCTTACGTGAAGTTGGAGCGTTATGAAGAGGAGATAAAGGCTGCCAATGAGGCCTCTTTGAGGAGGAGTGCGGGAAAGTTGGAGGAAGATGAGAAGGATAAGCAGGTGCTTGGGTTGCTGAAGCTGGCGCAGAGGAATGGGGATTATGTGTGGTGGGAGGCTAGTGAGTATTGTTTGTTATCAGATGAATGTATGCTGAAAAGATAAACATAGTTTAAATGTTTAGCTCGTGGATTTTGGGATTCTGCCAATTAACGTAACTTTATTAActcaatttgaataaatatacgTATTTAACAttgactttgaaaaatattaataatgttactaTGTTTTTCCCTTACATGGAAATGTTATCCCGCATCCGAATACATAGCAACCGGTAACTGTATCAGTACcactacatataaataaataagtaaattgtttattgtCCCAAAATAGTAACATAATTGTAGGATGAGACACAATAATACTTGCAAAGCACAGtaactcagctacatccggttagactggaagccgacctgaacatagttgggaaaaggctcggagaatggaTCTACAATAGTAGTATGATTACCAATACATGTTATTTCCAGGCAGCCTATCAACCTCAATAGAAGCGACCTCATACGCGTTACTAGCGTTACTGTCCGTGCATGGGACGGTGgagggcgcggcgggcgcggcggcgggcgccgCGCGGTGGCTCAACGCGCATAGGAGCAGCACGGGCGGGTTTATATCTACACAGGTATGTATGTGTGACAATTGTAAAGGTTGATGGATATTCGAAAATTGTGGAGACCAGGCCTTTCACTAGCTTAGTCAGTGGGACATGCTTGGAAAAAACTTATGGATACTTAAAACACCCTTGCGAAGGAATCTGATGTCACTGCTTATAGATGAAATAATCCTAGTAGGTATTCACTTTGCCAAAATGGTTTTGGGTCAGTTCCCTTGGACTATCCTCGGAAAGTGCAGTAATatcatatcaaaaaatataaagtttgaGCAACATCCGCTGATGGTCCTTAAGAACAGCCtatcttcagtttttttttttttctttatgatgtTTAGCCAATATCAGAAAGACTCATATAAACCAAACCactgtttaacttttatcttcatttaaaagttattttgaagTTCTAAAGAATCTGACTTCTTCACTTCTAAAACACAACTTACTGCATCCAACATCACGGCCAAACTCATCAACCTTTTTATCTTTCCCAGGACACTCTAGTAGCCCTAGAAGCGCTAACAGCCTGGTCTTTCCGAGCCCCGCACACACATCTCAACGTGACAGCTCAATGCAGTAACATGAAACACAAGGTCACTCTGAATCCAGGACACAACATGCCTGATATCATGAAGCTCAAGCCTGGGGAACGACTTAGTGTTGCCGTTGAAGGTAATATTCGTTAACTTTAAACTCCTCAAATAGGTGGAGCTCATGGATAAGTTATGGGTCGATGGAATAAAGGTTTAGTAGCGCTTACCATGATCATTCTGTGGTTGGGTGACAACCTATATCATAGTGTGAATCGCCGTTATTCTGAAGTCTTATAAAAATGTGTCCCAGCTGGGAACATTACAACACGTTGGCGGCTATTACCAGTACCAATAAATCTGAAAACCAGTCATACCTATGGGTATTGTGTTGCCGAAAAACTGGGTTAAGaaatcagacaggcagtcgctacatatggcacactggtacgcagctacatctggttaaaGAGGAAacctaccccaacatagttggcaaaaagACTAGGAAGATGATGCTGACCCCACCAGaatagaaagaaacatttattccaGCAGAGAAGAGAGATTAAACTTTTTACATGATGAATTCGTTTCCTAATACTATTTCCTCTCCCCTCAGGTTCTGGCTGCGCCCTCATCCAAGCGACTCGCGCATACAACGTACTGTCTCCCGACTCCACTCCACGTGACAAACATCTGTCAGTACATGTGTCCGTACATACAGACGGACCCTTCGACTGCGAGAATAACGGCACCAGCTGTTTCTGTGCTGCTGTTATTGAGGTGTGTATGATCAAGggttttttttacttgtttctgtacttaaataatatagaaacaaATTCAAATGCCAAAATCCTTAGGCCCAAATTCattgacaacataaacgtcagttttcttaaaactactgtttactATGGATTTTCACGAAATCAATTGGCAAAAGGCCAAGGCCTGCCCCCAGGTTTTGATTTATATTCAAATGAAGCACATAAATAAGAATTCATCAGAAATAGCTGGAATtcttaccaaaaaaatatatataattagcTAGAACTATGGACCTATCGTATTTCTCTCAGCCATCAAGCTACTAAATATTCTTATCCATGTACCACAAACAGGCATGTGTGGTGTGGACGGGCAATTTCCCCGAGATGGCGCTGCTAGAGGTGACGCTCCCCGGCGGCTTCGGCGCAGACGCACAGCTGCTCTACTCGCAACTGCACAAGCCTAGCACATGTAAGTAGATAGATAAAATgtcaaaatgataaaaatacaaaaataaaacaattgggaaaaaatatcaaattaagtCAATTAATCAGAATTTATTCAGGATCCTAAAATAAGAAGCACTAGAAGAGAGAGGGTACATAGCAACAGCGTTGGATCAGTGTGATTGTAGTGTGATACTCATTAAGTTACGATTTTCTTAATACTTGAAGAATGTTTAAGCGAAAGCTAATACTGGATTTAGAAGACAGTATGTATGTTCTACCTTACCAAACATAAGTCGTTTCAACTGCTCCCGGTTTTTAGTCCATACATTTTTCCGCATTCTCCTTTTGCAAACTCACTAAACATAATATTCTGTGTTCCCCAGTACTACGCCGCATTGAGCTGACCCCTTCCAGTTCGCGAGCTACCTTCTACCTCGGCACGAGAGATGGGTCAGATATAATCGGTAACGTGGGACACCAGTGTTATAACATCCACGCCACGGGCCCCAAGGTCAAAACTAGACCCGCCTATGTCAGGGTCCAGGACTATTATGTGCCTAGCGTCAATGATACTCAGGTAAGAATAGACGGAGGGTATTTTATGGGAAATAATAGGTATCTGACACTTTGTGTAAACTTGAGTGTCTACATTTTACAATTCATATTAAAAGTCACAGtcatacataaataacttttggTTGTTTAGATAGTTTTGGTGAATTTAGAAATTGGTAACGTTACGCTTAAAATCAAACTCATACAAAATTGCCTCTTTCCAGATATATACCATCCCCGAAGAATGTCTAGCCCGCATCGTCCACCAGTCCAAAGATTACCGGTCATCGGACAATCTCTTCAGTAAAGCCAGATCTGCAGACTCCGATGACATCGTCATCACTCACGAGTTCTCTTTCGAAGACATCCCCGAAGGTATACCTCTTGAAGATCCACTTATATACGATCATTTAACTGAGAACGAAAACTACAGAATCGCTTCCGATGGCCACGAAGATATCGGAAGTTTAGAAAAACCTAAAAGGCCCAAAGTTGAAGATCAGACTGAACATGTAAACAGTTCTTTTGATGTCCCACCCGATAATGTTGTAGCGCCAGAAGCTATTGGaccaaatcaaatcattttccATAACGCTGATTCTGGATATTTTAGTGAAAGCGACGCCCCAGTTAGTATAGAAAATACGGTAAGCAAAGGTATGGAAAAGGATGGTTCTACCATGGTATCTGACGGGTATGTTACGGTCCATGGTACTTTAGACCGTAGCCATATTGATGGGGTGGTTCCTCATGGTGAAGGAGTTAtctcaaataataatttcgatGGTAGCATGATTGAAAATGTAAACAGTCCTTTTGAGCAAAGTAATTCTGACTTACCAAGTGTATTTTTGAAAGAAGACACAGAAGGTAACCGCAGTACTTCAAATGCATATGAAAATTCTAAAGATAATGCACACTGGGCTGATAATGTATTTGCAACAACAAACGAAGAAATAGATCAAAGTATATTGGCTAAAGGTGTACCAGGAACTGTCGTAGAAAATGATAGCAAATTTGAAGACATACCTGATGCTAAAGGGCACTCAGTTTCTGCAGAAATTTCTAGGATTAACACCAATGCATACCAAGGCTTGGCTAATCGTATAAGTAATGatgatttaaaaactttaatgagCCCAAGTTCTATACACGAACAAGCCAACATCAACAGTATATTTACTGAAAAAGCTAAACTTAATTAtgacgatttaaaaaataatcatgattATAACAACATAGCTATAGAAAGTCCAATAGGTAttgatgataaagatgtaaACCTACACCATTCACCAATTTTTGATGATGAATTCACAGAGCATATAAAACAAGCTGCTAAACATAACAAAGATGAAGTGCACTTCGCTACAAGAAATAATATCATGCATGAAATAGATTCCTTAAATACTGTTGCCCACAAACTTTTAAATGCAACACAGAGACATGACGTTCATCATGTAGACTACAAGCAACTGTACAGTCCCGACGACGATGATAAAGTATTGAATATAAACAATAACCAAAATGCAATCTACAGCATTgacaattacaattattttagcGAACTGCctaaaagtaaagaaaatgattttaaaagatCTTCAAATGAAAATAGTCTTATAAAACCTCCAGCTGAGAAAATTATAGCCAAACCGGGGCCAGACTTAACGCCTGTCAACAAAAAAGGCGTTGAAAACCCGATTTTATCTGATTTCCATATCATAGATACAGAAAAAGATTTAGAAGTGCCAACAGGGATCGAGGGACCGATTCCGGCGGCTGTCCTTCCGCCGCCTAACTTCGTGCCACCAAGTAATGATGATCTGAAAAGGAAAGTAGAATTCAAGCACAGCCCATTCGAAGGAGCTCTACAACACATGCAGGCTCCAGCTCCGAAGCATATCCCACCATCAACAATAAACGTTTCGAGAAGACAAAGAATACCTCCTAAGTTGAATACTTTCCGGAACGAAAGACCGATGTATGATGGGCTTCCTCCCGTAAACATTGCTCCCCCCAATCATCATCTTAGAGGGATGCCAATTTCTTATCCAGCTTTCCCAGTGAATGTGGAAAGACGGATAGACATCGTACAACCACCCCATATAGTCCCTACGGGGGATTTAAGAAATTTCCAAAGCATTATCACCCCCAACGGACCATATTTCTACTTTAAATCAGAAAATCATGctttaaataaaagatatttcATACCCTCCCGTTAGATTGTACACTTTGTAAGAGTAGTTGGGTTTCTGCATTTATTTAGTGTAGTCTCTATGTAGCTGGACTGATAGGAAACATTTCTTAATAATGcaagctaattttatttaatagcctTACTCCActaattgtttttgaaaagacaaaaaaaaataccttattcTTGTCTAACTAATGATTTGAAATTCTTTAGAATAGTTTATGATTGGGAAACTCCCTCAATGTCAATGTCTGTCTGTcatgttttaatgtttgtttgaatatGAGTAagtatttagtaatattattttaatacgatTTTTTCACTTGTAAGACTGCacttaattaacattttgaatGACAGTGAATTTACATAATCCTTAGGTACTTAACTTATGTATGTAGGCCATATAATATACTGAAAGTCTTAACGCACAAAGATCATCAGTGTCACAATATGAcggaaattataatttgtaatgtATGGAATATTGACATGGCATAAGATAGCATTGTATGCAAAATATGAGTGTTCGGCTAAACTTGACTTTACGAAAATATAACCCTTTTGGCAGTCTGGTAAAAAACGTGCGTCAATGTTTTAATTTGTACGTCTCTTGCAGTTTCGtctttatattttgtaacatgACGTTACCTGACTGTTATTCGAAAAAAACGGTGATAAATGCCGATTTCTTATCTAacttatgatattttatatttcttatttttttacatgtaaTCGGCCCTTAGCCAACGTATGTGAAATTACTGCgtcaattaaaaaatctaattagtAGGTGCTCTCTAGCAAGTCAGCCACTGACTAGCTGATCCTAATTTAAGTTGTAATTAAGTCAAAGATACTTACtctaagtaaaaacaaaatgtaggtGCTATAGGTAGAtgtgtattaattattatttgatctTAAGTTTATAAGTATAAAGCTaatcaatgtaaaaaatattacacatgtGTGTGTGGTGAGATAAGAGTCTATGGGAGTACTAAAGATTTGCTGGcaaaatgttattgatatttaagtATAGTACCCGCCAATTTTTTTATCGTCATGGAATATTGCGCGAGTcgctgcgcagaagccattttaTAATGTGCTACATACAATTGCCCACACATTTACACACTGCCTGCAGGCGGGTAAATTCAAAATCGCAAAGTTATTTGGAAGAATCTTCAACTATctcatgttaaaataatatgcattatgtaaaattatttaatgttactaACTATAAAGATAGTTATATTCTTATGTAACTTCTCGAGTAATGAATTTcataattacatacctactatgataatcataattatttattgttcttaaatattaaagtagtCTGTCATATAATTTTAGGCTgtgaataaactaaatgaatGTGAGATCTGTGTGTTATTTTCCTTGAGGAAGGAAGATCTGACCGCCATACCATAGCTATCCGAACGACTGTTTCCTCTACAACATACCAGTCTATTatagtaagttattaatatctttatttcTTAGTAGCTGTTTTCCGCAGTTTTATCGGATCCTTAGTACCCGTAGTGTAgctcccaacagtgaaatatttttttaaatcagtagtAAGTAGttaatagtttcggagccataCATTATCTTAATATTagttttgacaaaataaaaggACACGAAAGAAATATCGCGATGGAAGTCTTTCCATCGCGATCTTTCTTGGAAAATCAACTTCCCCATAAATCAAAGTAAGAGTTCGGTTCCCTAGCAAGGAATAGCTAACTAGGTGAGCACCAACTATTAAAGGTACCTTATGTGTTTGGTTACCGAGCAATATATAGGTAACTAAGTTCCTATGTACATCTCTTCAGTATAGGGGGAAACCGCGTGATACAACTAGTTGTAGCGCATTTTAATATGCTTCATATCTCTGCCTGACCcatagaagaaaaaatataggcGTAGGTAAGTAATAAACTTATGTTTTTAGAAAGGCCTTGGCGACATTTACGTTCCTATAAAAAGATGAAGGCCTACTGGGGTTGCCGCCCATAATAGCGTGTTGTTGTACGTAGccaagttatttataaaatacttctCGATAATAATgcggtttatttaattttcattttgctGGGGAACGAAAAGGATCGCTTAAATTGTTAGTAATTTCAGTTTAGAAGTAGATGTAAGCCTATAAGAGAAATCGCACCATTTCTGGGAATCCTTTTTGGTTTTGGCATTTATCTAATTCATGACCCTATGTCATatgtatacttacctacctgcTAACATTATAAGCtgaagaattaatttattcatttgatTGCTTGAACgcgttaaaataaatattgtttagcAACTTGATATTTAAATTGGGCTTAAGCCTTccttaacttcttcttcttttctcTATAGAAAACTTCATTCAGTGAttgcaaaatacaaaaaaaaaaaagccagATGAGTTCTTTTAGGGTAATGAGGAGGCAATACCTAAGTATCCTAACTATGATTAAAAATGCGAAAGCTGAGCACGCTAATTAAATGGCACAAGCCACTCAGATAGAGTGATCTCATCTCTATTCGAGAGTTGTTCACTCGACAGCTACGTTAGGATACAAAGTTGATAAATACAGAAGTCAAACTACATACAAAGTGCGCGCGAGCagcgcacacatagacaccgcTTTCAGACACTTTATCTCGTACTTCTCGGAGCCATGTGCGATAATTTATGTGCAATTATGAAGCAACAACAAAATCTTAGGGAGAATCTACACGGTGCTGATagtgcgcatgttgaggcacatgcgcagtttacatgcattttaaaaacgtgcgggtccagcaaCTCGCGcataccaaagcaaaatacccacccgcgtgctcttgtcacttgtgcATGTTAACtggctccagctacatgcaccgtgtagacgcacccttattGACACCCCAACGCGACGGCCGAGTGTATGCAAGAAAAGTGAAGGACATGCccgagattgacttctgtatgtatttatattgtgGTTAGGGGTAGTGGGTAATAAGGCCTATAGAGGTCACCTGTTACGTCATTCTGTGAATGATTACGTCATCGTGGCGCGGCCTGGGGATGTAATGCAGCCTGCGTGCTTTAATCGTAAGTCATTATGGTGATTAAAAGGCTTAGATCATGTTTGTGTATAAATTTTAAGgcagttaatttttattattatattaaggcATTAATGAGTTCACTAAGTTTATGGGCCGATCAAGGAATAAGGAGGCAGGTACATTCAGCCGAAGTCAGGGAGTAGCCTACGGGAGTCCATAggttaagtacctaggtacttaatttaGTACCGAGTCTACGGTAATATGAGAATTCAGAATGCTAATTTCAAAGGACCGTTCTATACTTActtgtttgttgatttttgGGAAAAAATCTTATCATCACACATCTTTGTTTATATCAAAAACTCATATTTTATCTTTAGACTAGCCAATATCAATCTCGAGATCCACTTAGTACATCTAGATACTTAGTATGTAAATCTAGCAGACTACCAACATTCTGCGGTCACAGTTATGTAGACACTTAGATGAAGTTCAGAACATTCGAT includes:
- the LOC110379964 gene encoding pregnancy zone protein produces the protein MKMLWFCLLLGMVTAQNITTKKIGNIIGNPCTDKNHLFLAPGVLTAGSMNRACVSRFYTDGPAHLMLSLLTEDRQTIFASRELGAGDGGCLDINAPLLPNSKADLLVTVRYPEAQCVWERRVPLRISSGRVVVLSTERARYKPGELVRMRVLALRQDLAPSHGVIEEIWLEGPRGAWEGSRVTQWQRVRTRLGLAQLQYQLDDLVPSGKWTLRARLGDGSQGSSVFWVGNYELPPFQLSVRHAPKVLRTSERLVWTVCVRYPWSEAVEGMLVIRLRGAGGGSGGIRTAVQLRAPKACHRHAAAAKRVGLDGTDPPDVVVADFSFQEEGTRIWQNTTVVSQVVDKAITLEFLTKHRAVIAPGLPYKLKVKATRWDDKPAPNEMVRVCRYPTHLGDTTQTKDGNTMCAEGATDASGVARLLFAAGDDAAPLYKFEAQLSNDTTISAVPLTLPVRHSSSVHAALGPLKAESRQARTFVPLYLHTNSTSKPYTVHFVVITRGGIIYRWGATTQCPTSTSTDQVHTAPRNSKCNNLRVVMAQRQPPTKRTVRQVTNNTESGKTSNSSGQHDVLMAQRVTSNVSVDVSDALLERHLLRVMLPIKVSHQMCPDSHLIAYFYHEGELVSASKHFEMEECFGNKVEATWLTRQAQPGSTVSLHISTPGPALCGLSVLDTAAKWAQPPHSPKEQLMSGLRRLIDSHRNLTEYDAAGVCFLNNDSPEIPSSSIELTASWLAAAGVRLIGGDPHVGKHCTPHAPALLVVEETNVPRSDFSEAWLWRLIGVGSNGTAVASARAPDSITRFDAAAVCVSRSGVAMSSPAVLQVFREFFIHADSPRRLRRGDSTIIRYRIFNYLYQPLSVQIQILTDPHVEGPKDLVESACVQARASIARRFEVKARVAAPARVSIRAKAVSDGNCGNITSGNTGVSDEVIIRITVDPEGIPIREQKSTLLCGNNSKELGNSEVLWDWPPVKTVPGTETLTVWAVGDVTGPLLADADSLLLLPRGCGEQNMAQLATNLLALHQLEPTSIAALSAKEYVARGFTRQLQYVHPSGGFSAFGPSDATSSTWLTAFVIKHMRKAHKLLWPNLQVPPAIIRAERWLLNQQMENGCFRSDGQVFHRELRGGLNDDGEIASVALTAYVITSLIESSSPFPLRVIRNTLSCLRAFPPLKTNPPSLKTRVYALSLLAYAYVKLERYEEEIKAANEASLRRSAGKLEEDEKDKQVLGLLKLAQRNGDYVWWEASSLSTSIEATSYALLALLSVHGTVEGAAGAAAGAARWLNAHRSSTGGFISTQDTLVALEALTAWSFRAPHTHLNVTAQCSNMKHKVTLNPGHNMPDIMKLKPGERLSVAVEGSGCALIQATRAYNVLSPDSTPRDKHLSVHVSVHTDGPFDCENNGTSCFCAAVIEACVVWTGNFPEMALLEVTLPGGFGADAQLLYSQLHKPSTLLRRIELTPSSSRATFYLGTRDGSDIIGNVGHQCYNIHATGPKVKTRPAYVRVQDYYVPSVNDTQIYTIPEECLARIVHQSKDYRSSDNLFSKARSADSDDIVITHEFSFEDIPEGIPLEDPLIYDHLTENENYRIASDGHEDIGSLEKPKRPKVEDQTEHVNSSFDVPPDNVVAPEAIGPNQIIFHNADSGYFSESDAPVSIENTVSKGMEKDGSTMVSDGYVTVHGTLDRSHIDGVVPHGEGVISNNNFDGSMIENVNSPFEQSNSDLPSVFLKEDTEGNRSTSNAYENSKDNAHWADNVFATTNEEIDQSILAKGVPGTVVENDSKFEDIPDAKGHSVSAEISRINTNAYQGLANRISNDDLKTLMSPSSIHEQANINSIFTEKAKLNYDDLKNNHDYNNIAIESPIGIDDKDVNLHHSPIFDDEFTEHIKQAAKHNKDEVHFATRNNIMHEIDSLNTVAHKLLNATQRHDVHHVDYKQLYSPDDDDKVLNINNNQNAIYSIDNYNYFSELPKSKENDFKRSSNENSLIKPPAEKIIAKPGPDLTPVNKKGVENPILSDFHIIDTEKDLEVPTGIEGPIPAAVLPPPNFVPPSNDDLKRKVEFKHSPFEGALQHMQAPAPKHIPPSTINVSRRQRIPPKLNTFRNERPMYDGLPPVNIAPPNHHLRGMPISYPAFPVNVERRIDIVQPPHIVPTGDLRNFQSIITPNGPYFYFKSENHALNKRYFIPSR